Below is a window of Hydrogenimonas sp. DNA.
TCTTGTTGGGGAACTGCGTCTCCAGGGAGGGGACGAAACGGACGTGTGGAAGCTCTTTCGCTATCTCCCTGAAGGTCTCGTATGCGGTGGCTGGAATATTTCCGATCAGAATATCGATCTTCTTCTTTTTCACCTCCTCTATAAACCTCTTCTTGTCGTTGCCCCAGTGGTAGACCACATGCTCTATCTTGTCGGGCCACCCTTTGAAGTTCGATCTGTCGAAAAACCTCAAAACGTAGTCGAGGTACAGCAGTCCCAGCTTCGGAAGTTTGCTCTTTTTGGCCATCTTTTTATATCCTTGTATATAATTTTTTCGGAGTCTATTAAAACTCTGTTACCGTCCGGTTGCAGTTTTCCTGTCAATCAGATCGACAATCTTCTCTATCTTTCTGTCATTGAAGTCGAGCCCCGCCTTCTCCTGTTCGGGTGTGGCGAATGCCGGGATTCCGTTGACCTCCAGTACCAGGTACTCTTTTCTCTTTCTGTCATATATGATGTCAACGCCCGCTATCTCAAGCCCGACAATCTTTGCGGCCCTTTTGGCAAGATCGACAACCTCCTCTTCCGGTTCACGCAGAAATACGCTTCCGCCGCTGGTGATATTCGTACGCCAGTCGGTACCGCCCGCTTTTCGGCCGTAGCAGCCGACGAACTCGCCGTCTACAATATCCACACGGTAGTCGGTGCGGTCGTAGTCTATAAACTTCTCCACGTAGAAGAAGCGAAGATCCATCTGGTTCAAAAAGGGCAGCAGCGTATCGAGTGTCGCTTCGTTGTCTATCTTGGTAAGGCCGACTCCGCCCCATCCGTCTGTCGGCTTGTAGACCATCTGCTTCCAGCTCCTGATGAACTTCTTAAGCCTCTTGGAGTCGTCCCTGTGGCATAGCCTGAAATCCGGTGTATTGACACCGCTGTTTCTAAGCAGGTAACTGGTCTGGAACTTGTCTTCACTAAGTTCGAAGGAGTCGTAGTTGTTGATGCAGGGAATCATACGGTTGAGCACCCTGTAGAGATACATCTGATACTGTGTCTGCTCACCGGCATTATAGCTGAAAAAGAGATCGAGCTTATCCATATTTATTCCGTGGCAGCGGATATGGCTGCTCTTTACGTAGGCGTCGCGCAGATTCAGCCCGGTAATGCTCTCTATTCCCCGCTCCCTGAGTTTTTTTACAATTTTCTTCTCGATCCTCTCACCGCCCCCGTTTCGGTACATCCATATCCCTACCCGTCTCTTTCTAGCCACAGATCACTCCTCTCTTTTGATGGTATGCAAGAACCTTCCTCATCAGCTCTATCCTCTCTTCGAAACTCCTTTTCAGGGCCCTCTCTTTCAGCGTATGGTCGCCGTCCCCGTAGGGGCCGAGTCCATCCAGGGTCACCACGCCCGCGGAAGCGACAATATTGGCGTCGCTGACACCGCCGCGCATCTCGGTCCCTATCTTCACTCCGGCGATCCGCTCCATCGACTCCACAAGCTCCCTCTGCCAGGCGTTCGGCTCCATGACGTCACGCTGAATCGAGCCGCCCAGCCTTGCGGACGTACCCTCTACGTATGAACTGCCTACGATCTCGTCGAGGGCCGAAAGCAGCCTCTCACGCTCCCTGTTGTCGGCATACCGCAGCTCCAGCAGCAGTTTCGCGTGGGGGCTGATCGTATTGGCGCCTACGCCCCCCTCCATCCTGCCGACATTGACCGTAGAGCCCTTTTTGAAATCGGTCAGCGAGACGAGCTTCTGAAGTTTCAGCGCCGCCTCCAGGTTGGCGTCGCACCCCTTGTCGTAGGATGTCCCGGCGTGCGCACCCTTTCCTTCGATCGCTATTTCGAACGTGCCTATCCCCTTGCGGCCAACCACCACCTCCATCTGCGGACCTGCCGCTTCGAACACGAAGCACTTGTCATACTCTTTCGCCAGATCCCGGGTAAGCTGCCTCGAGTCGTCGCTTCCCGTCTCCTCGTCGCTGACCAGAAGAAAGTCGATATCCTCGATGCGCCCGAACTCTTCATAGAGACCCCTCAGCGCTTCGAGCGCCACTATATTGCCGCCCTTCATGTCGCACACACCGGGCCCGTATACCCACTCTTCATCCTCTTCGAAGCCCTCGAAAGAGCCCGGGGGAAATACCGTATCCAGGTGGCCCAGAAGAAGTATCTTCTCCCTATTCGGCGTTTTTTCCGAACAGAAGAGCAGATGGTCGCCTATCAACTCCCTTTCGAACCTCTTTCTCTCCAGCCCTATCTCTTCCAGCCACGAGGCGAAGATATCTCCCACTCTGTCGACGCCCGCTTTGTTATGCGTATATGAGTTGACTCCTACGACCCTCTCCAGCTTCTCTCTCCATCCCATTCCTATACCACCCTTTTGTCTCATCTTCCCTATTCTATCATCTTGTACTTTAACCGCTCCGGCAAAGTGCCGATATTTTTATAATCTATCAGATACGAACTTCGCGCGACAGTTCTGCTGCATTGCTAGAGAGTCGGAAAGTTTTACGGCTGAGCTATTTTTTGCTATTATTAATAATCGGGTTCGGTTAAAAACCCAAGTCTATATCACCATTCAACTTTGGAGTGGGCCAGGGAGTTTTATGGATATGAGAGCACTGGAGATATCCCGACAAGAGATTGAACAGATATCGGCTCTATTCGACATTCAGAACGGAGAGAGCGGAGTTTCGGGAGAGTTGGCGCGTATAGCGGGCAGATACAGAGAGAGGCTCGCCGGGCTTTTTGCAGAGCAGACGAAGGGGCTGCTTTCAAAAAAGAGGAGAGAGGAGCTGCCTCGCGGCCTGACGGAGAGTATCGGCAGCTATCTGGCCGACATCTTCGAGAGACGGCTGGATGAGGAGTCCGTTGAAAACCGTATAGCCGTAATCTACTCGCTGATGGATGCCGGGTTGAACCTTGAAGAGGTCTGCTCCATATTCTCCTCTCTTTTCAAGGCGGTAACGGAAGCCATTCTATCCGAAGAGTACGGCAAAGAGAAGAGTGCACAACTCTGCACGCTGCTCAACCGCATTCAGCTTCTGGAGCTCTCCATAGTCGCCAGGGGTTTCGAACATGAAGAGAGCAACAGATACAGGAGATTGGCCCAAACCTACAGAACTGTTCTAGATGCCATGCATGACGGTATGGTTGTAATCAATGCCGATACCGACAAAATCGTGGAGGTGAACCGCCGAATAGAGAATATGACTGGTCTCTCAAGAGAGGAGCTTCTCGGCAGCGAAGTATTCATTCTTCACCCTCCCGAGTTCAGAAAAATCGTTACGAGGACACTGGCGGAAGCGAAAGAGAGAGATTTCGGCCTGATTCCGGAGATATATCTGCTCAACAGCAAAAACGACGAGTATATCCCTGTCGAAGATACATATTCACAGTACCGGCTGGATGAAGAGAGGTTCATAGTAAAAGTGGTCAGGGATATTACCGACAGGTTGAGCTCTCAAAAGAAACTTAGCCGCCTCAACAGGCTCTACAGGGTGCTGAGTGCAGTCAATGAGCAGATTATACGGACCACCTCCAAGGCCGAACTCTACCAGAATATCTGCAGGATAATCGTAGAGGAGGGCGGGTTCAAATTCGCCTGGATAGCGGAACTGAAAAATGAGTCAGAGGTAGAGCCCGTAGCATACTCCGATACCTCATACTTCTACGAGAACATAAAAGAGGCGCTGGAGGTATCCGGCAAAAGCGACATAAGCGAAGTGGTAAAGCAGCTCAAGCGTGACGGATACAGAAAGTGCAGGGAGTGTATCAGTAACGGATCCGGCGAGGAGAAGCTCACGATACCTATCTGGCATGATCGTGAAAAGATAGGAATCCCCCTCCACAGCGGAGCGGAGATAAGGGCCATAATGAAGATATACACGATCGAGGCCGATTTTTTCGGTGATGAAGAGATAAGACTTTTCAAAGAGATAGCCGACGATATCTCCTATGCGGTAACCACCCTAGAACACAAAGAGAGGGTAGAGTTCCTGACCAACTTCGACCTTCTTACCCGGCTCCCGAACCGCCACCTCTTCAAGGCGAGGCTCGATATGGCCGTTCAGAGCGCAAATTACAAAAAAGAGGTCTTTGCGGCGGTACTTGTAGATATAGATCAGATGCGATACATAAACGACAGTTACGGATTCGGATTCGGGGACAAGCTGGTGATGAAGGTGGCAAGAGAACTGAAAACCCTCATCCGCCCCCAGGACGAACTGGCCCGCTTCGGCAGCGACGAATTTTCGATTCTCTTTTTCGATATCAAAAACAGGGAGCAGATTGTGGAGCTGGTAAAAGAGATCTCCGCCATATCCCAACACCCCGTTCAGATAGACGGAGCGGAGATATATATGAGCATCAGCATCGGCGTCGCGCTGTTCCCGAAAGATTCACACCTGCCGGACGAGATAATAGCTGCCGCGGAGGCGGCTCTGGAGAGGGCAAAAAAACAGGGCGGCAACTGCTACGTATTCTACTCGGAAGAGATGAACAGCGAAGTGCAGTCGAAAATACGCCTCCAAAACGAACTCTTCAAAGCCTACGAAAACAGCGAATTCGAGCTATATTACCAGCCGCAGATCTCGAGCGGCTCGAAAAAGATAACGGGTGCCGAAGCACTGATAAGATGGAACCATCCCGAAAGAGGGTTGGTATCTCCCGGTGAGTTCATCCCCATACTGGAAGAGAGCTCACTCATAGAGAGAGTCGGGGCGTGGATAATAGAAGAGGCGTGCCGGCAGATCAAAAGATGGTCCGAAAACGGCATAAATATTCCGATATCTATCGCGATCAACATCTCAGCCAAACAGATATCCCGGGACAGTTCGTTCTTCGAGAAACTGCTGGATACAGTGAAAAACTCGGGAATCGACCCCTCTCTTCTTCATCTGGAGATAACAGAGTCGGTAATAATGGAGAGTCTTCCGCAGATGGAGAGGGGCCTGGCCCTTCTCAAAGAGCACGGAATCCTCTCGGCTATCGACGACTTCGGAACGGGCTACTCATCTTTGAGCTATCTCAAGAGGCTGCCCGTCTACGCGCTCAAGATAGACCGCTCTTTCATCAGCGGACTTCCGGAGAACGGTGAAGATGCAGCCATAGTCGACGCGATCATAGCGATGGCGAAAAGATTGGAAAAAGAGACTATCGCCGAAGGTGTCGAAAGCGGCGAGCAGCTCAAGTTCCTGGAGCAGCACGGATGCGACACGATCCAGGGATATCTCTTCGCAAAGCCTATGAGCTCCGGAGATTTCGAGGAGTTTTTCAAAAAATATAAAGTTTGAACGAAATTTTTCCACTCAAATACCCGGGCTGACAAATTTTGCGTAAAGTCAGGTGCCCGTAACCGCTCTCACCACTTCGAACTCCAGATAGGGAAGTCTATAGTCCTGCAGAACTTTTTTCGTCTGAGCATAGGTTAGCCGCCGCTTTCCGCCGCTAACCCCGCTGCGTTTTATGTAACGCAACATCGAGAGGCTATCTTCAAAGTATAGTTCATATCTTAAAATATCAATTTCTGCATCAAAGTTTTTCTCCAAGGCGGCTATCGTCTCCTCTTTGGTGCGTATCGGAGAGCTTATACCTGCCGTTTTGTGCAGAGTCTCGAACGTGCCGGAGGTGAATATGGCGAATGCGCTCGGCCTGCCCAGCGCGGCGATGCGCCGAAGTACCAAGTCGAGATCTCTGCTCCACTGAAGTGCCGACGAAGAGACCAGCAGGTCGAAATCGCTCTCCGCAAGCCTGCCGAAAAGTTCCGGATCGTCGAAATCCCCTCTCATCTTTACGACCCCGGGAGCCTCCGGGTGCAGTTCGAGCATCTCGTCGGATATATCTACGGCGAGATACCTGGTGAACGGATGTTCATATGCCCTGAAGAAGCCTCCGCTGCCGCATCCGAGGTCCACTACTCTCGCGAAGGGCTTCCCTATCTTGCCGGCCAGTGCTTTGGCCACCCGGTCCTGTATGAGGCTGTAGCGCCCGTAATCAGAGGCGAATCGCCGGAACTCTCTGTGTGGTTGCATATTGACTTTCAATTTGGATATAATATCGCGCTAATTATCCCCAAACTTCCAATAGAGTTTGCTGAACAGAAGTCGTCGTATACTTAACTCAAGGTTTTTCGGCGCATTTTTCGATATAAAAAGACTTCCGCCCCCAGGGGCCGGCTTTGGCGGCCTTTTGCGACCCCGCACTACAAAGCCGTAGCAAAAAGAGGTCTGTTAAAGAAGGATTTCATAAAATGATCACCGCTTTGTTTGTTACACAGATTGTTTTGACGGTCATACTGACTGTCCTGGTACTGCTTCAGAAGAGCTCCTCCATAGGTCTCGGGGCATACAGCGGCTCCAACGAATCGGTATTCGGTGCCAAAGGGCCGGCCGGTTTTCTTGTGAAAGCGACGTTCACGGTCGGGCTCGTTTTCGTTCTCAACACCATTGTTCTGGGATACCTCTACAACAAAACCCACAACGAATCGGTGGTAGATACCATCAAAACCCAGAGCGGGGCCGTCCCCTCCGCACCCGCTCTGCCTACAGCACCTTCGGCTCCGGCCGCTCCGCAGGCTCCGGCGGAAAAATAATGCGTCCGCTCCTGGGGCTGTGGCTTCTGGCCGTAACCCTCCTGGCCGACGCCCACATATTCGTTTACCACCGCTTCGGCGATACCCGCTACCCCTCTACTGATACAACCATAGAAGTTTTGAGAGAGCAGTTCGACTACTTCAGGGAGCACGGCTACGAAGTTGTCCCGCTCAGCCGCCTGGTCGAAGCACTAAGGAAGGGTGAAAAGATACCCGACAGCTGGGTCGCCCTGACCATAGACGACAGCTTCAGAAGCTTTTACGACAACGGCCTTCCCCTCTTCAGAGAGTACGGATACCCCTTCACCCTCTTCGTATACACCCGCGGCACCGAAAACGGCTACGGGGACTACATGAGCTGGGAGCAGATAAGAGAGAGCATGAGATACGGGGAGATAGGCTTCCACTCCCATACACACCCTCATATGGTCTCCAAGAGTGACGAATTTCTGAAAAAAGATTTCGAAAAAGGGCTCGAGCTGATAGAAAAGAGGCTCGGCATGAGACCGCGCTATTTCGCCTACCCCTACGGGGAGTACGACGACCGGGTCAAAGCCCTGGCCGAGAGCTTCGGCTTCGACGCTATTTTCAACCAGAATGTAGGGGCCGTATCCGAAGAGTCAGACCCCATGGATCTCGACAGAATCGCACTTACAGGAGATCCCGACCTGAAGCAGAAACTGAAAATAGAATTTCTGAAGGCCGAGTGGCTGGAGCCGAAAGAGTGGCCCGAAGGAGGAGTGGTCGAAAGGGTCCGCATAAAAACATCCGATAAGAGAGCGAAGAGAGGGTGGCTCTACCTCACCGGCTACGGCTGGCAAAGAGTCGAGCTGAAGGGTGGAGAAGTCGACACCTCTTTGGGTCTTGAACTGAAAAACCGCAGAAGCCGTCTCATTTTAAAGCTTGAAAAAGATAGAATATCGACAAAAATATTGGTTAAACCGTAAGGAGAGAGTTATGGAAGAGCTTAACGAAGTTTACGAATATGCAAGAGAGCATATGGAAAAGAGCCTCGAGGTTCTTAAAAAAGATTTTTCCACGATAAGAACCGGACGCGTTTCGACACACATCGTCGACAACATAAAGGTAGACTACTACGGCACCCCGACACCTCTGAACCAGGTGGGAAGCGTCATAGCCACGGATGCACAGACGATAACCATAAGCCCCTGGGAGAAGAACCTGCTTCCCGAGATAGAGCACGCCATACAGCAGGCAAACATAGGAGTAAACCCCAACAACGACGGCGAAACCATAAAACTCTTCTTCCCGCCGATGACGGTCGAACAGCGCCAGGAGAGCGCCAAGCAGGCCAAGGCGATGGGCGAGAAGGCGAAAGTGGCCATCAGAAACATACGCCGTGACGCCAACGACAAGATAAAGAGACTCGCAAAAGAGAAAGTGATAACCGAAGATGAAGAGAAGAGGGGACACGATCAGATTCAGAAGATCACCGACGAATATGTCAAGAAGGTCGACGAGCTTGTAAAAGCCAAAGAAGCGGAAGTACTGAAGGTCTGATTGTGGATATAAAAAAGATCTATATGGATGCCGATGCGCTTCTGCACGGCCACTTCAAGCTCAGCAGCGGCAACCACTCCGAGTACTACCTTCAGTCGGCCAAGGTGCTTGAAGACCCCAAAACAGCTGAGCTGCTGGCGAACGAGCTGGCAAAACAGATCAGAGAGTACGGACTCGAGGTCGATACTGTCTGCTCTCCGGCGATAGGGGGGCTGATCGCCGGGTTCGCACTCGCATCGGCTCTCGGATGCAGATATATCTTCACCGAGCGGGTCGACGGCAAGATGACCCTTCGAAGAGGGTTCGAAGTGAGCGAAGGCGAAAAGGTGCTCATTTGCGAAGATATCATAACTACAGGCGGCTCGGCCATGGAGGCCGCCGCCGAGGTTGAACGGCTGGGAGCCGAAGTGGTCGGCTTCGCCGCACTGGCAAACCGCGGTTTCTGCCGACGCGAGGGTAGCGGCATAGAGCGCAAGCCGAACTGCAGACTCCCCGAGAACAGACCCTTTTTCGCACTGGCGGATTTCGACTTTCCGATGTACCCGCCCGAAGAGTGCCCCATGTGCAAAGCGGGGAGCGAAGCTGTAAAACCGGGCAGCCGCGGTAACTGAGGAGAGAGATGAGCCGCTGGAGAGATGTCAAGCAGGGTAGAGCCGAAACTCCGAAAAAGCGGGAAGAGAGCCCAAAAGAGGGTCAACACCCCGCCTGCGCACCGGTAGGGCTGCGCCTAAAGGCCTTCCTGACAGACACATTCATGATAACCATGCCGATTCTCTACATAATCGTATACCTCATCATGGGGAGCAGAGAGGGGTTCAGGGAGCACCTGGCCGAAGGGTGGTTCTACATCATCGTCGTACATATGGCCATAGTCCTGATGCTGTGGAGACTCAAAGCCCAGACTCCCGGTATGAAAGCCTACGACCTGTACCTGGTAGATCCGCAAAACGGCAATGAAAAGCCGGGCTGGCTGAAGTGCTTTCTGCGCTACGTGATGATGCAGACGGCGATACTTTCTATTTTCGGACTCATACTTCCGTTCATCATGAAAGGGAAAGAGGGGCTCCAGGACCTCGTATCCGGAACCTGTATAATCCACAAACCCTAAAGCGGAGCCGACGGTATGTTTCTGCGAATCTCCGCATTCTACCTCTTCTATTTCGCGATTATCGGCGTATATGTCATCTTCTTCCCGAAAGCCCTCCAGATGGCCGGCTACGGCAGCGCAGAGATAGGCCTGCTCCTTTCGGCGGCTCCACTTATGAGGTTCGTAGTCCCATTCTTCTTTCTGAAACATGTCAGGCTGGACGAGAAGAGCTTCTCCGTTTCGCTGGCCGTCCTGTCGGCATCGGTTCTTCTCTTCTATCCGGCTCTCGACTCTTTCTGGCCGCTTCTTGCGGTCAACCTTCTCTTCGGAGCCTCCATAAGCATTTCACTCCCTTTCGTGGAGGCACGCGCACTCGAAATTCTCAGCAGGCATATCTACGGCAGGTCGAGACTCTTCGGCTCGATAGGCTTCATGATCATAGCGCTCTGGCTCGGCAAAGTGCTGGAGACTCCGACAGACGCCCTTCACTACCTTGCCGCCACGACGATTCTTACCGCCTTGAGCGGTGCTGCGGTAGTCTATATATCCCACGGCGCCGGGGAGAGGAGAGCTCCGTCCGAAAGCGGGGAGAGCTTCTCCGTTATGCGCTACTGGCCGCTCTGGCTCAGCTTTTTTCTGATGCAGGTAAGCTTCGGCGGCTTCTACAACTTTTTTACCATCTACGAAACGGCCCACGGTATAAGCCTGGAGATGACCAGCCGGCTCTGGAGCTTCGGAGTGCTTTGCGAAATTGTAATGCTCTACTTCCAGGGCCCCCTCCTGCACAGAAATCTTCTTACGGTGCTTAGAGTCACAATATTCGCCACATCACTCAGGTGGCTTCTTCTGTGGCTCTTTCCGGACTCTCTGCCCGTCACCTTTCTGGCACAGAGTCTCCATGCTCTCAGCTTCGCTCTCTACCACAGTGCGGCCATTACGCTTCTATATACGCTCTATCGCCAAAAAGCGCTGGCGCAGCAGTTTTTCCTCGGAATTTCTTACGGCCTCGGAGGCTTCGTCGGGGCGATCGTAGCGGGACAGCTATATGGAGAAAACCTCTTTTTGGCCGAATCTCTCATAGCTTTTGCCGCTTTTTTGATTCTGTTAAAGGAGCGTTCATCCCGGTATAAAAAGTCCGGAGTATAATATCGGGGCGCATTTTGCCGATATTTCATTACAGAACCGACCCGCAGGCCCAAAAGCCGATGCTACACAGCAAGAGTAACATCGCCGAAATCTGCGATTTCATGGCTCAGGGCGGTTTGGGAGAACACTTAACATCACTCAAAGGATAAAATATGAAGAAAAGATTTTCTGTCGCAGCATCCGCACTGCTCTTTTTCGCAGCCGCTGCCGCCAATGCAGATACCATAGGAGGGGAGGTCGCTGCAGGAGGATGGAACCACGATCCTAGCGGATGGGTTCAGTATCCGACCGGCTCGGACAAGATCGATCTCGACAGCGATCTTAACCTGGACACCAGAAGCGAGCTATACCTCAGAGCCAAAATAGAGCACCCTGTTCCCGTGCTTCCCAATATAAGGCTTGCATTCACGCAGAACAGAAGCAGCGGTGACGGATCGATAACGAAGAGTTTCAGCTTCGGCGGCATCACCTTTACAGGCGGAGAGAGGGTCCACACGGAGACTCAGCTCGACAGCTACGACGCCACATTCTACTACGAAATAGTGGATACCGGTCTCGATTTCGATCTGGGACTTACCGCAAGATATATCGACGGGTATGTCGATATAAAGAGCCTGACTACCGGCATAAGGGATAAAACGGAGTTTACAGGAGTTTTCCCGATGCTCTACGGTAACGTAAGAGTGCCGATTCCCACCCTGGGAGGGCTCTCCGTAGGGGCGGAAGGGAGCTACGTAACCTACGACGGCAGTACACTCTACGACCTTCAGGCGGATGTCAGATACGAGTTCGCAATGGGCCTTGGGCTCGAAGCGGGCTACCGTTCACAGAAGATCAAGCTCGACGACGTCGAAAACACCAGTACCGATGTAGATATCGAAGGATTCTTCATAGGGGCGGTCTGGGACTTCTAGCGATACTCCACTATCTCATCCAGAGGCAGCCTTATCTTCTCGGGCGCCTCGTTGACCCTGTATCCGAAAGCGACCATAAGGGCCAGCTCCTCATGGGCCGGATCGATATCCAGAAGCGCCTCCGCCTTCTCCTTCTCGAAACCCTCTATCGGGCAGCTGTCTATGCCCATCATCGCGGCACCTGTCATCATATTGGCCGCGGCTATGTAGCATTGGCGCGAACTCCAGCAAAAGAGCCCTTCCGTCGCCAGCTTGTGGGCCGAGAAGTCATCATAGATCTTGAAGTATGCCTCGATCTTCTCCTTCGGAAGGTCCCGTCTCGAGAGCATACTTCTGCTATATTCACTCCCCGGCGCCAGCGGCGCGACTATCGACTTTATAATGACCAGGTCGCTGCATGTCGTTATCTGCGGCTGATTCCAACAGAGGGGCTGCAGACTCTCTTTGAGCTTTCGATCCCTCACAACGAGAAACCTCCACGGCTCCATACCGAAGGATGACGGACTCAGACGGCCGAACTCCAAAACAGCCTCCATCTCACTCTTCCCGATCTCTCTGTTTTCGTCGAAGAGTTTACAGGCGTGGCGATAGTGCATCGCTCTAATAAAGGCATTTTTCATCTCTCACTCCTTGCTCCAGATTCTGCGGTTTAGATTCAGCTCCTCTACAATACTAAGAATTAGATTAAGATTTTCTATATAACCTCTGAAAACATCCAAGGAGAGGAGGGATTTGAATAGTACGGGCTCGAACCATTTGCCGCCGTTTTTTATTGCTATGAAGAGCCTGTTGTATCTGAAGGAGATGTAGACCGGAGCGTCGGCCTCTCTTCTCAGCTCCACAAGCCTCTCCATGATTACGGGAGTCAGAAGGTAGTGCGCCTCTACGGGATCTTCCGAGTAGACCTTGAACTCCTTCTCGAAGGCCGGGCTGTCCATGCGGACGAGTCCGGAGCTTACCATGCCCTGCACCCAGCTTCCCGCCACACCGAAATACTTCTCCGCCAGGTCGGGATAGATCAGCACCGGTTTTTGGAAGTGTTTATGAAATTCGGTCACGATGAATGTGCCGCTGAAAACGGTCTCTTTGTATTTACGCCCTTTCGAATCCTCCACAATCCTCTGAACGGTCAGATTACTGAACTCTATGGGAGTCTCTCCGATTCTCCCTCTTATCAGATCTTCTCCGCGGTAGAAGTCTATATCTGTATCGAAAAGGCCGCTCATAACGAAAATTTCGCGGGGAATCCCCCCGACAGGGTTGTAGACGAGAGTAGGGTCGATACTCGCTACCAGTTCGCCTAAAACTCTCTTTTTGAATCTCCTGCGATACCCGGAGATAAACCATCTAAACGCAAAACCGCCCGCCGCAAAGGCGGTAATACCGGTCTCGACAAGATACTCACCGCCGCTGTAATAGAGGAAGAGCAGTGTCGCAACGACTATGAGAGCCGAAGAGGCAACGACCTTTTTGGCGGCACTTTTTCTCTCCTCCTCAAGCTTCTGCAGCCTCGGATAGAGCTCATCGTAATAGAAGTCTAGAAGATCCGAGGCTCTGACCGGCATCTGGCGATTA
It encodes the following:
- a CDS encoding ribosomal protein S6 glutaminyl transferase; the protein is MYRNGGGERIEKKIVKKLRERGIESITGLNLRDAYVKSSHIRCHGINMDKLDLFFSYNAGEQTQYQMYLYRVLNRMIPCINNYDSFELSEDKFQTSYLLRNSGVNTPDFRLCHRDDSKRLKKFIRSWKQMVYKPTDGWGGVGLTKIDNEATLDTLLPFLNQMDLRFFYVEKFIDYDRTDYRVDIVDGEFVGCYGRKAGGTDWRTNITSGGSVFLREPEEEVVDLAKRAAKIVGLEIAGVDIIYDRKRKEYLVLEVNGIPAFATPEQEKAGLDFNDRKIEKIVDLIDRKTATGR
- a CDS encoding acetylornithine deacetylase/succinyl-diaminopimelate desuccinylase and related deacylases; the protein is MGWREKLERVVGVNSYTHNKAGVDRVGDIFASWLEEIGLERKRFERELIGDHLLFCSEKTPNREKILLLGHLDTVFPPGSFEGFEEDEEWVYGPGVCDMKGGNIVALEALRGLYEEFGRIEDIDFLLVSDEETGSDDSRQLTRDLAKEYDKCFVFEAAGPQMEVVVGRKGIGTFEIAIEGKGAHAGTSYDKGCDANLEAALKLQKLVSLTDFKKGSTVNVGRMEGGVGANTISPHAKLLLELRYADNRERERLLSALDEIVGSSYVEGTSARLGGSIQRDVMEPNAWQRELVESMERIAGVKIGTEMRGGVSDANIVASAGVVTLDGLGPYGDGDHTLKERALKRSFEERIELMRKVLAYHQKRGVICG
- a CDS encoding diguanylate cyclase/phosphodiesterase (GGDEF & EAL domains) with PAS/PAC sensor, giving the protein MDMRALEISRQEIEQISALFDIQNGESGVSGELARIAGRYRERLAGLFAEQTKGLLSKKRREELPRGLTESIGSYLADIFERRLDEESVENRIAVIYSLMDAGLNLEEVCSIFSSLFKAVTEAILSEEYGKEKSAQLCTLLNRIQLLELSIVARGFEHEESNRYRRLAQTYRTVLDAMHDGMVVINADTDKIVEVNRRIENMTGLSREELLGSEVFILHPPEFRKIVTRTLAEAKERDFGLIPEIYLLNSKNDEYIPVEDTYSQYRLDEERFIVKVVRDITDRLSSQKKLSRLNRLYRVLSAVNEQIIRTTSKAELYQNICRIIVEEGGFKFAWIAELKNESEVEPVAYSDTSYFYENIKEALEVSGKSDISEVVKQLKRDGYRKCRECISNGSGEEKLTIPIWHDREKIGIPLHSGAEIRAIMKIYTIEADFFGDEEIRLFKEIADDISYAVTTLEHKERVEFLTNFDLLTRLPNRHLFKARLDMAVQSANYKKEVFAAVLVDIDQMRYINDSYGFGFGDKLVMKVARELKTLIRPQDELARFGSDEFSILFFDIKNREQIVELVKEISAISQHPVQIDGAEIYMSISIGVALFPKDSHLPDEIIAAAEAALERAKKQGGNCYVFYSEEMNSEVQSKIRLQNELFKAYENSEFELYYQPQISSGSKKITGAEALIRWNHPERGLVSPGEFIPILEESSLIERVGAWIIEEACRQIKRWSENGINIPISIAINISAKQISRDSSFFEKLLDTVKNSGIDPSLLHLEITESVIMESLPQMERGLALLKEHGILSAIDDFGTGYSSLSYLKRLPVYALKIDRSFISGLPENGEDAAIVDAIIAMAKRLEKETIAEGVESGEQLKFLEQHGCDTIQGYLFAKPMSSGDFEEFFKKYKV
- a CDS encoding putative methyl transferase, producing the protein MAKALAGKIGKPFARVVDLGCGSGGFFRAYEHPFTRYLAVDISDEMLELHPEAPGVVKMRGDFDDPELFGRLAESDFDLLVSSSALQWSRDLDLVLRRIAALGRPSAFAIFTSGTFETLHKTAGISSPIRTKEETIAALEKNFDAEIDILRYELYFEDSLSMLRYIKRSGVSGGKRRLTYAQTKKVLQDYRLPYLEFEVVRAVTGT
- a CDS encoding preprotein translocase subunit SecG; its protein translation is MITALFVTQIVLTVILTVLVLLQKSSSIGLGAYSGSNESVFGAKGPAGFLVKATFTVGLVFVLNTIVLGYLYNKTHNESVVDTIKTQSGAVPSAPALPTAPSAPAAPQAPAEK
- a CDS encoding polysaccharide deacetylase; translated protein: MRPLLGLWLLAVTLLADAHIFVYHRFGDTRYPSTDTTIEVLREQFDYFREHGYEVVPLSRLVEALRKGEKIPDSWVALTIDDSFRSFYDNGLPLFREYGYPFTLFVYTRGTENGYGDYMSWEQIRESMRYGEIGFHSHTHPHMVSKSDEFLKKDFEKGLELIEKRLGMRPRYFAYPYGEYDDRVKALAESFGFDAIFNQNVGAVSEESDPMDLDRIALTGDPDLKQKLKIEFLKAEWLEPKEWPEGGVVERVRIKTSDKRAKRGWLYLTGYGWQRVELKGGEVDTSLGLELKNRRSRLILKLEKDRISTKILVKP
- a CDS encoding ribosome recycling factor, giving the protein MEELNEVYEYAREHMEKSLEVLKKDFSTIRTGRVSTHIVDNIKVDYYGTPTPLNQVGSVIATDAQTITISPWEKNLLPEIEHAIQQANIGVNPNNDGETIKLFFPPMTVEQRQESAKQAKAMGEKAKVAIRNIRRDANDKIKRLAKEKVITEDEEKRGHDQIQKITDEYVKKVDELVKAKEAEVLKV
- a CDS encoding orotate phosphoribosyltransferase — its product is MDIKKIYMDADALLHGHFKLSSGNHSEYYLQSAKVLEDPKTAELLANELAKQIREYGLEVDTVCSPAIGGLIAGFALASALGCRYIFTERVDGKMTLRRGFEVSEGEKVLICEDIITTGGSAMEAAAEVERLGAEVVGFAALANRGFCRREGSGIERKPNCRLPENRPFFALADFDFPMYPPEECPMCKAGSEAVKPGSRGN